In Bradyrhizobium sp. 195, the sequence GTTCGGACCGTTCTCGGTGCAGCATGGGCGCGTGATGCTCTATGCGACCTACTTCTTTTTCGGTGCCGGCATCGGCGTCGCGAACATGGATCGCGGCCTGCTCGCGGCAGAAGGCCGGATGGCGAGGGTCAGCTGGGACTGGATGGTCTTGGCGATCGTTCCATATTGCCTGCTCTGGGTGCTGATCTTCATTAAGCGCGAAATACTGGGAAATCCGTCGCCGCTGCCGAACTGGTATGAGGGGCTTTATGCCATCTGCTTCGCTGTCTTCAGCGTAGCCATCATGTTTCTGATCCTGGCCTTTTTCCAGAGGTTCAGACAATCAGGCTCGGCCAAGCTACTCGATCCGATGCAGGCGGACGCCTACGGTATCTTTTTGGTGCACTACCCGATCGCGCTTTGGCTGCAATACTGGCTGTTCGACTATGACCTGCCAGCGATCATCAAGGCGACGATTGGATTCGTGCTGACAGTCGCGTTCAGTTGGGCGCTAACGCGCGCCTTGCGCCAGATCCCCGGGGCAACGAAGGTGCTGTGACACTGACGGTCTCCGTCATTGCGAGCTCAGCGAAGTCCGTAGCCCGGATGAGCGAAGCGAAATCCGGGGTGTTGCCACAAGCGACTGCGGTCCCGGATGTCGCTTCGCTCATCCGGGCTACGGGACTGAGTGTGTGGCGGCGCCTTACGCCGCCTTCCCGCCCATATACTCCGGCAGCCACTTCTCGAACGATTTCCGCAACGCGTCGATCGCAACCGGCGCCTCGCCCGCGATGATAATCGCATCACCACCGGTGGTGCCGATGCGCACGCAGGGCACCTCGCAGCCGCGCATCTTGGCGAGCACGCGGCCGGCTTCCGTTTCCGGCACGGTGACGAGATAGCGCGCCTGGTCCTCGCCGAACCAATAGGCCTGCGGCACCAGCGCGGTCGGCGCCGCCAGCAGCTTTGCGCCGATGCCGCTCGCCATCGCCATCTCGGCGAGCGCGATCAGGAGGCCGCCATCGGAGAGATCATGCACGGCGGTCGCGGTACCGCCATGGATCATGCCGCGCACGCAATCGCCATTGCGCTTTTCGGCGGCGAGATCAACCGGCGGTGGCGCGCCCTCCTCGCGACCGCAAATATCGCGCAAGTAAACGGACTGGCCGATCCAGCCGTGCGTCTCGCCGATCAAGAGGATCGCCTCGCCCTCCGCCTTGAAGGCGAGCGAGGCGGACTTGGTGAAGTCATCGAGCAGGCCGACGCCGCCGATCGAGGGCGTCGGCAGGATCGCTCGGCCGTTGGTCTCGTTGTAGAGCGAGACGTTGCCGGACACGACCGGGAAGTCCAGCGTGCGGCAGGCTTCCGAGATGCCCTTCAGGCAACCAACGAACTGGCCCATGATCTCGGGCCGCTCAGGGTTGCCGAAATTGAGATTGTCGGTGATCGCGAGCGGCTTGCCGCCGACCGCGGTGATGTTGCGCCAGGCCTCCGCCACCGCCTGCTTGCCGCCCTCGAACGGGTCGGCCTCGCAATAGCGCGGCGTGACGTCGACAGTCAGCGCAAGCCCCTTCGGCCCGTCCTCAACGCGCACGACGGCGGCGTCGCCGCCGGGGCGCTGCATCGTGTTGCCGAGAATGACGTGGTCGTATTGCTCCCAGACCCAGCGCTTAGAGCACATGTCGGGCGTGCCGATCAGCTTCTCCAGCGCGGCACCGAGGCTCATCGGCGCCGGCACGTCGCGGGCGTGCACGACCGGCAACGCCGCCGAGGGGACGTGCGGGCGGTCATAGAGCGGCGCCTCGTCGCCGAGCTCCTTGATGGGCAGATCGGCCATGACGTCGCCGCCATGCTTGACCACGAAACGCTTGCTCGGCGTGGTGTAGC encodes:
- the purL gene encoding phosphoribosylformylglycinamidine synthase subunit PurL — translated: MKNEPKITPELVAAHGLKPDEYERILKLIGREPSFTELGIFSAMWNEHCSYKSSRIHLRGLPTKAPWVIQGPGENAGVIDIGDGQAVVFKMESHNHPSYIEPYQGATTGVGGILRDVFTMGARPIACLNALSFGAPEHAKTRHLVSGVVAGVGGYGNSFGVPTVGGQVRFHTRYDGNILVNAMAVGLADADKIFYAAASGVNMPIVYLGSKTGRDGIHGASMASAEFDDKSEEKRPTVQVGDPFAEKLLLEACLEIMEKGCVIAIQDMGAAGLTCSAVEMGAKGDLGVDLDLDAVPTRETGMSAYEMMLSESQERMLMVLKPEKEKEAEAIFKKWGLDFAVVGYTTPSKRFVVKHGGDVMADLPIKELGDEAPLYDRPHVPSAALPVVHARDVPAPMSLGAALEKLIGTPDMCSKRWVWEQYDHVILGNTMQRPGGDAAVVRVEDGPKGLALTVDVTPRYCEADPFEGGKQAVAEAWRNITAVGGKPLAITDNLNFGNPERPEIMGQFVGCLKGISEACRTLDFPVVSGNVSLYNETNGRAILPTPSIGGVGLLDDFTKSASLAFKAEGEAILLIGETHGWIGQSVYLRDICGREEGAPPPVDLAAEKRNGDCVRGMIHGGTATAVHDLSDGGLLIALAEMAMASGIGAKLLAAPTALVPQAYWFGEDQARYLVTVPETEAGRVLAKMRGCEVPCVRIGTTGGDAIIIAGEAPVAIDALRKSFEKWLPEYMGGKAA